The following are encoded together in the Actinoplanes sp. N902-109 genome:
- a CDS encoding DUF4328 domain-containing protein has product MTDYAPYTYPQPSRSFAPHGTAVSLKGRAILAGSGLGFALLLSIAVLALSLWALIAQDIDEDSVSDILAAADDIGMLVTYLLAGIPFIVWLRRAAQNLQAFGADLTWGPGWAIGAWFIPLANVVLPLLMLSEIDRTSAGFVRDVARVRLNRAVYVLWAVLWTMYLVIGRNGAAVGETDDDVTVIAALSGAGAVLEIAAAVSAVLLILRITANQETVLQRGGDPYAAFPPPAAFLPPVFPATSSAGFPRPAAPSPAFPPPASPAFPPPVWSPPSDPWAAPASPPPPPATPTAMPPMTPPADQR; this is encoded by the coding sequence ATGACCGACTACGCGCCGTACACCTATCCACAGCCAAGCCGGAGCTTCGCGCCCCACGGCACCGCCGTCTCCCTCAAGGGCCGGGCGATCCTCGCCGGCAGCGGCCTCGGGTTCGCCCTGCTGCTCAGCATCGCGGTCCTCGCGCTGTCGCTGTGGGCCCTCATCGCCCAGGACATCGACGAGGACTCGGTCAGCGACATCCTGGCCGCCGCGGACGACATCGGCATGCTGGTCACGTATCTGCTCGCCGGCATCCCCTTCATCGTCTGGCTGCGCCGGGCGGCCCAGAACCTGCAAGCCTTCGGCGCGGACCTGACCTGGGGTCCCGGCTGGGCCATCGGCGCGTGGTTCATCCCGCTGGCCAACGTCGTACTCCCGCTGCTGATGCTCAGCGAGATCGACCGCACCAGCGCGGGCTTCGTCCGCGACGTCGCCCGGGTCCGGCTCAACCGCGCGGTGTACGTCCTGTGGGCCGTCCTGTGGACGATGTACCTGGTGATCGGTCGCAACGGCGCCGCTGTCGGCGAGACCGACGACGACGTGACGGTCATCGCCGCGCTGTCCGGGGCCGGTGCGGTGCTGGAGATCGCCGCGGCGGTCAGCGCCGTTCTGCTGATCCTGCGGATCACCGCCAACCAGGAGACCGTGCTGCAGCGCGGCGGGGACCCGTACGCCGCTTTCCCGCCGCCCGCGGCTTTCCTGCCGCCGGTCTTCCCGGCCACCTCCTCGGCGGGCTTCCCGCGACCGGCTGCGCCTTCGCCTGCTTTCCCGCCGCCGGCCTCGCCTGCTTTTCCGCCGCCGGTCTGGTCGCCGCCCTCCGATCCATGGGCGGCCCCGGCATCTCCGCCTCCGCCCCCGGCGACGCCCACGGCGATGCCCCCGATGACGCCTCCGGCGGATCAACGGTGA
- a CDS encoding ABC transporter ATP-binding protein translates to MGSSGLALHDIGVRFGGLVALDGVSLTVPPGRIVGVIGPNGAGKTTLFNVVCGFVSPTAGTISLDGRPLRPRPHRLTRLGIARTLQGVGLFPSLTVLENVMVAANDRAKAEAALDRAGAGSCAGERPVGLPYAIRKRVALARALVTDPRLVLLDEPAGGLGAREIAELGALISGLTCSVLLVEHHMDLVMSVCDEILVLDFGRPVAHGSPDEIRTDEAVADAYLGAAP, encoded by the coding sequence ATGGGTTCGTCCGGCCTGGCACTTCACGACATCGGTGTGCGCTTCGGGGGACTGGTCGCCCTCGACGGCGTCTCTCTCACGGTTCCGCCCGGCCGCATCGTCGGCGTCATCGGACCCAACGGCGCCGGCAAGACCACGCTGTTCAACGTCGTCTGCGGGTTCGTCAGCCCGACGGCCGGGACGATCAGCCTCGACGGGCGGCCGTTGCGACCCCGCCCGCACCGGCTCACCCGGCTCGGCATCGCCCGTACGCTGCAGGGCGTCGGGTTGTTCCCGAGCCTGACGGTGCTGGAGAACGTCATGGTCGCCGCGAACGACCGGGCCAAGGCCGAGGCGGCCCTGGACCGGGCCGGCGCCGGGTCCTGTGCCGGTGAGCGGCCGGTCGGCCTGCCGTACGCGATCAGGAAACGGGTGGCGCTCGCCCGGGCCCTGGTCACCGACCCGCGGTTGGTGCTCCTCGACGAACCGGCGGGTGGACTGGGCGCCCGGGAGATCGCCGAGCTGGGCGCGCTGATCTCCGGGCTGACCTGCTCGGTCCTGCTGGTCGAGCACCACATGGACCTGGTCATGTCGGTCTGCGACGAGATCCTCGTGCTCGACTTCGGCCGGCCGGTCGCGCACGGCAGCCCGGACGAGATCCGCACCGACGAGGCCGTGGCCGACGCCTACCTGGGGGCCGCCCCATGA
- a CDS encoding ABC transporter ATP-binding protein: protein MTALLRTEGLTAGYGAAPVLQDIDLEVDAGSITAVLGANGAGKTTLLRTLSGLLPVTCGRILLDGRDLRGVRVEEMVRRGVAHVPEGRGVVTELTVDENLRLGGLWRKDRADVRRAVHEVYEMFEPLARRRTYPGHQLSGGERQLLALGRALVGRPRLLLLDEPSLGLAPRLTAQIMTLLRTLRDRTGLTVLLVEQNVRGALAIADTAVVLALGRVVTRGTSIDDEMRHAYLGF from the coding sequence ATGACCGCGTTGCTGAGGACCGAGGGGCTGACCGCGGGCTACGGCGCCGCGCCGGTGCTGCAGGACATCGATCTGGAGGTCGACGCCGGTTCGATCACCGCGGTGCTGGGGGCCAACGGGGCCGGGAAGACCACGCTGCTCCGTACCCTCAGCGGGTTGCTCCCGGTCACCTGCGGCCGGATCCTGCTCGACGGGCGGGACCTGCGCGGGGTCCGCGTCGAGGAGATGGTGCGCCGGGGCGTGGCGCATGTGCCCGAGGGCCGCGGCGTGGTCACCGAGCTCACCGTGGACGAGAACCTGCGGCTCGGCGGGCTGTGGCGCAAGGACCGGGCGGACGTACGCCGGGCCGTGCACGAGGTGTACGAGATGTTCGAGCCGCTCGCCCGGCGCCGCACGTACCCCGGTCACCAGCTCTCCGGCGGGGAGCGGCAGCTGCTCGCGCTGGGCCGGGCGCTGGTCGGACGGCCCCGGCTGCTGCTGCTCGACGAGCCGTCGCTCGGGCTCGCGCCGCGGCTGACCGCCCAGATCATGACGCTGCTGCGGACCCTGCGCGACCGCACCGGGCTGACCGTGCTGCTGGTCGAGCAGAACGTACGCGGCGCACTGGCGATCGCCGACACCGCGGTCGTGCTGGCGCTGGGCCGGGTGGTCACCCGGGGCACGTCCATCGACGACGAGATGCGACACGCCTATCTGGGGTTCTGA
- a CDS encoding branched-chain amino acid ABC transporter permease, translating into MDRFVFLTFDGLSRGAVYAAFALALVLIWRATRIVNFAQGAMAVATAYAGFEISAATGSYWLGFAVALLAGLVLGAVVERVVMRFVDHSAPLNGVVVALGLVLVIQGALGMIFGNEYRPADAPFSRDAFTVGGVALLSRFDLFVFAAVGVVVALLALLFTRTGTGLRMRAAAFAPDVARLLGIDVAGMLTLGWALAAAVGSLAGMLVLPTELGLHPNAMDIVFVSSFTAAVVGGLDSAIGSVLGGLIVGLLLSYVSGYLGATVAPIAVLVLLVVVLLGRPGGLFAREAARTV; encoded by the coding sequence GTGGACCGATTCGTGTTTCTGACCTTCGACGGGCTCAGCCGGGGCGCGGTGTACGCCGCGTTCGCCCTGGCCCTCGTGCTGATCTGGCGCGCCACCCGGATCGTCAACTTCGCCCAGGGAGCGATGGCGGTGGCGACCGCGTACGCCGGGTTCGAGATCTCGGCCGCGACCGGCTCGTACTGGCTGGGGTTCGCGGTGGCGCTGCTGGCCGGCCTGGTGCTCGGTGCGGTGGTCGAGCGGGTGGTGATGCGCTTCGTCGACCACTCGGCGCCGCTCAACGGGGTGGTGGTCGCGCTCGGGCTGGTGCTGGTCATCCAGGGCGCGCTCGGGATGATCTTCGGCAACGAGTACCGGCCCGCCGATGCGCCGTTCAGCCGGGATGCCTTCACCGTCGGCGGGGTGGCGCTGCTGTCCCGCTTCGACCTGTTCGTGTTCGCCGCGGTGGGCGTGGTGGTCGCACTGCTCGCGCTGCTGTTCACCCGCACCGGCACCGGGCTGCGGATGCGCGCGGCGGCGTTCGCCCCGGACGTCGCCCGCCTGCTCGGCATCGACGTGGCCGGGATGCTGACGCTGGGCTGGGCCCTGGCGGCGGCGGTCGGCTCGCTCGCCGGGATGCTGGTGCTGCCCACCGAACTCGGGCTGCACCCCAACGCCATGGACATCGTGTTCGTGTCGTCGTTCACCGCGGCGGTGGTCGGCGGTCTGGACAGCGCGATCGGCTCGGTGCTGGGCGGGCTGATCGTCGGGCTGCTGCTGTCCTATGTGAGCGGCTACCTCGGGGCGACCGTGGCGCCCATAGCCGTCCTGGTGCTGCTGGTCGTGGTGCTGCTGGGCCGGCCTGGCGGCCTGTTCGCGCGGGAAGCGGCGAGGACGGTATGA
- a CDS encoding branched-chain amino acid ABC transporter permease, with amino-acid sequence MSVATAARFWRVDRRLLGILAGAAVVLVLTLVLPPFRTYQLATVGAYLCVTAGLTVLTGLNGQLSLGHGALMATGAYTLALCANAGWPLSLAFAAAIVVTTAAGAVVGLAAARLRGPYLAGLTLAVAVVVPAITSTFDGTFNSDQGLSVALEPPPGNVTIEQWQAWLCWGAAVVVLILLHLLIGGRFGRELRAVRDDETAARLAGVSVARTQVLAFVVSAACAGVGGALFAVLAQSVSPGAFPLSLSLFLVMAIVIGGLGSLAGAAWGAVLLVALPALAHSVTEGIDARRLEGNLPLALFGVTLIVVMLAAPGGIAALRPFRRRRKA; translated from the coding sequence ATGAGCGTCGCCACCGCCGCACGCTTCTGGAGAGTGGACCGCAGGCTGCTGGGGATACTCGCCGGCGCCGCGGTGGTGCTCGTCCTCACCCTGGTGTTGCCGCCGTTCCGCACGTACCAGCTGGCCACGGTGGGCGCGTACCTGTGCGTGACCGCGGGTTTGACCGTGCTCACCGGGCTCAACGGTCAGTTGTCGCTGGGCCACGGCGCCTTGATGGCCACCGGGGCGTACACCCTCGCGTTGTGCGCCAACGCGGGCTGGCCGCTGAGTCTCGCGTTCGCCGCCGCCATCGTGGTGACCACGGCGGCCGGCGCGGTCGTCGGGCTGGCCGCGGCCCGGCTGCGCGGTCCCTACCTGGCCGGGCTGACGCTCGCGGTGGCCGTGGTGGTCCCGGCGATCACCAGCACGTTCGACGGGACGTTCAACAGCGATCAGGGCCTGTCGGTGGCCCTGGAACCCCCACCCGGGAACGTGACCATCGAGCAGTGGCAGGCGTGGTTGTGCTGGGGCGCCGCCGTGGTGGTGCTGATCCTGCTGCATCTGCTGATCGGTGGCCGGTTCGGGCGTGAGCTGCGGGCCGTACGGGATGACGAGACCGCGGCCCGGCTCGCGGGGGTGAGCGTCGCCCGTACCCAGGTCCTGGCTTTTGTCGTCAGTGCCGCCTGCGCCGGGGTCGGCGGCGCGCTGTTCGCCGTGCTCGCCCAGAGCGTGTCGCCGGGCGCTTTCCCGTTGTCGTTGTCGCTGTTTCTGGTCATGGCGATCGTGATCGGCGGCCTCGGCAGCCTGGCCGGTGCCGCGTGGGGCGCGGTCCTGCTGGTCGCGCTGCCCGCCCTGGCCCACTCGGTGACCGAGGGCATCGACGCCCGGCGGCTGGAGGGCAACCTGCCGCTCGCCCTGTTCGGCGTCACCTTGATCGTCGTCATGCTCGCCGCCCCCGGCGGCATCGCAGCGCTCAGACCGTTCCGCAGAAGGAGGAAGGCATGA
- a CDS encoding ABC transporter substrate-binding protein produces the protein MRRLCFIFAVLILAGCSDSSGGGGGASTPGVTDKDILVGTHMPLTGPAAAGYSKIAPASKAYFDYVNAGGGVHGRTISYKIMDDTYNPATTQQVVRELVLQDKVFAILNGLGTPTHTGVLDFLRTNRVPDLFVASGSRSWDQPDKYPGTFGFNVDYTVEGKILGTYVKEQQAGKRICFLGQDDDFGRDSLAGFEKVAGPVAAKQSYVTSNPNVGPQMGAFKQAGCQVVMLATVPGFTALSIGTAAKIGFKPQFVVSTVGADLGTLSKQLGSAAPLTEGLVSANYLPMSTDDSNPWIQLFKKVNAQYNGNAEFDNNVVYGMSVAYLFVQSLQAAGRELTRDGLTAAIEKGGFQGPGIVPLRFAKTDHSGYGGERLTRVANGRQAYFGTAYETDSEAGPVNPYTAAPATPPANGIPAAS, from the coding sequence ATGAGACGTCTCTGCTTCATCTTCGCCGTCCTGATCCTGGCCGGCTGCAGCGACAGCTCCGGAGGTGGGGGCGGCGCGAGCACGCCCGGGGTGACGGACAAGGACATCCTCGTCGGTACGCACATGCCGCTCACCGGGCCCGCCGCCGCCGGATACTCGAAGATCGCCCCGGCCTCGAAGGCGTACTTCGACTACGTCAACGCCGGCGGTGGCGTGCACGGCCGGACGATCAGCTACAAGATCATGGACGACACCTACAACCCGGCCACCACCCAGCAGGTCGTCCGCGAGCTGGTGCTGCAGGACAAGGTGTTCGCGATCCTCAACGGGCTGGGCACGCCGACCCACACCGGGGTGCTCGACTTTCTCCGGACCAACCGGGTGCCCGACCTGTTCGTGGCCTCCGGCAGCCGCAGCTGGGACCAGCCGGACAAGTACCCGGGCACGTTCGGGTTCAATGTGGACTACACCGTCGAGGGCAAGATCCTCGGCACGTACGTCAAGGAGCAGCAGGCCGGCAAGAGGATCTGCTTCCTGGGCCAGGACGACGACTTCGGCCGGGACAGCCTGGCCGGGTTCGAGAAGGTCGCCGGCCCGGTCGCGGCCAAGCAGTCCTACGTCACCAGCAACCCCAACGTCGGGCCGCAGATGGGCGCGTTCAAGCAGGCCGGTTGCCAGGTCGTCATGCTCGCCACCGTGCCCGGCTTCACCGCGCTGAGCATCGGCACCGCCGCCAAGATCGGGTTCAAGCCGCAGTTCGTCGTCTCCACGGTCGGGGCGGACCTCGGCACGCTCAGCAAGCAGCTGGGCAGCGCCGCACCGCTGACCGAGGGCCTGGTCTCGGCCAACTACCTGCCCATGAGCACCGATGACAGCAACCCGTGGATCCAGCTGTTCAAGAAGGTCAACGCCCAGTACAACGGCAATGCGGAGTTCGACAACAACGTCGTCTACGGCATGTCGGTGGCGTACCTGTTCGTGCAGAGCCTCCAGGCCGCCGGCCGGGAACTCACCCGCGACGGCCTGACGGCCGCCATCGAGAAGGGCGGGTTCCAAGGCCCCGGCATCGTCCCGCTGCGCTTCGCCAAGACCGATCATTCCGGGTACGGCGGGGAGCGGCTCACCCGGGTCGCGAACGGCAGGCAGGCGTACTTCGGCACCGCGTACGAGACCGACTCGGAGGCGGGGCCGGTCAACCCGTACACCGCCGCCCCGGCCACCCCGCCCGCGAACGGGATCCCGGCGGCCTCGTAG
- a CDS encoding SDR family oxidoreductase, protein MSKLSGAVAVVTGASRGIGFAIAQRFVAEGAKVCITGRNAEALETAVKDLGGSDVAIGVPGKGDDADHRAAVIDTVLGAFGPVSVLVNNIGINPAFGPLTSLDLGAAGKMLDVNVLGTLGWVQEALRGGLADNGGSIVNIASIAGLRPAPGIAFYGVTKAALIHLTEELAVELAPTVRVNAVAPAVVKTRFATALYEGREAEVSSGYPLGRLGVPEDVAGAVAFLSSPDAAWVTGQTIVLDGGVTLTGSMA, encoded by the coding sequence ATGTCGAAGCTGTCGGGTGCCGTCGCGGTGGTGACCGGGGCGAGCCGCGGGATCGGGTTCGCGATCGCGCAGCGGTTCGTCGCCGAGGGCGCGAAGGTGTGCATCACCGGACGCAACGCGGAGGCGCTGGAGACCGCCGTCAAGGACCTGGGCGGCAGCGACGTCGCGATCGGGGTGCCCGGCAAGGGTGACGACGCCGACCATCGGGCCGCGGTCATCGACACCGTGCTCGGCGCGTTCGGCCCGGTCTCGGTGCTGGTCAACAACATCGGCATCAACCCCGCCTTCGGCCCGCTGACCAGCCTCGACCTCGGCGCCGCGGGCAAGATGCTGGACGTCAACGTGCTCGGCACGCTCGGCTGGGTGCAGGAGGCGCTGCGCGGCGGGCTGGCGGACAACGGCGGCTCGATCGTCAACATCGCGTCGATCGCCGGGCTGCGCCCGGCCCCGGGCATCGCGTTCTACGGCGTCACCAAGGCCGCGCTGATCCACCTCACCGAGGAGCTCGCGGTCGAGCTGGCACCGACGGTCCGGGTCAACGCGGTGGCGCCGGCCGTGGTCAAGACCCGGTTCGCCACCGCGCTCTACGAGGGCCGCGAGGCGGAGGTGTCGTCCGGCTACCCGCTGGGCCGCCTCGGCGTACCGGAGGATGTCGCCGGTGCGGTCGCGTTCCTCAGCAGCCCGGACGCCGCCTGGGTCACCGGCCAGACCATCGTGCTCGACGGCGGTGTCACGCTGACCGGATCGATGGCATGA
- a CDS encoding SDR family oxidoreductase: protein MTGVDGVRRVVVTGAGGGIGAALARRFAADGARVIVNDLDAGAAQAVADEIGGIAVPGDAAHEPDVQRLIGTAWSELGGCDLFCANAGILTAGAPDAPDAAWDKAWQVNVMSHVYATRALLPRWLDGTGGQIVFTVSAAGLLTLLGSAPYSVTKHAALGFAEWMRATYAHRGITVQALCPQGVNTAMLANDGESASKTLLAAGALEPAQVADVVAEALDGDSFLILPHPEVAQFYEHRATRTDRWLGGMNKIQRGFEAGAV, encoded by the coding sequence ATGACCGGGGTCGATGGCGTGAGGCGGGTCGTCGTCACGGGCGCCGGGGGTGGCATCGGCGCGGCGCTGGCCCGCCGGTTCGCCGCGGACGGCGCCCGGGTGATCGTCAACGACCTCGACGCCGGTGCCGCGCAGGCCGTCGCGGACGAGATCGGCGGCATCGCCGTGCCGGGCGACGCGGCGCACGAGCCGGACGTGCAGCGCCTGATCGGCACCGCCTGGTCGGAACTCGGCGGCTGCGACCTGTTCTGCGCCAACGCCGGCATCCTGACCGCGGGCGCCCCGGACGCCCCCGATGCCGCCTGGGACAAGGCGTGGCAGGTCAACGTCATGTCGCACGTGTACGCCACCCGGGCGCTGCTCCCCCGCTGGCTCGACGGCACCGGCGGCCAGATCGTGTTCACGGTCTCCGCCGCCGGTCTGCTGACCCTGCTGGGCAGCGCGCCCTATTCGGTCACCAAGCACGCCGCCCTGGGCTTCGCCGAGTGGATGCGAGCCACCTACGCGCACCGTGGCATTACCGTGCAGGCGCTCTGCCCCCAGGGCGTGAACACGGCCATGCTGGCCAACGACGGCGAGAGCGCCAGCAAGACCCTGCTCGCCGCCGGGGCGCTGGAACCCGCACAGGTCGCCGACGTGGTCGCCGAGGCGCTCGACGGCGACAGCTTCCTGATCCTGCCGCACCCCGAGGTCGCCCAGTTCTACGAGCACCGGGCCACCCGGACCGACCGCTGGCTGGGCGGCATGAACAAGATCCAGCGCGGTTTCGAGGCGGGTGCGGTGTGA
- a CDS encoding phosphotransferase family protein: MKGLDLDRLRDYLGTGELTGTMFAGGRSNLTYAVTDGTERWVLRRPPLGHVLPTAHDMAREHKVLDALSRAGFPVPEPIRLCLDPAVIGAPFYLMEHVDGTIYRDPGVLEGLGPGAMHALSLSLVDTLADLHALEPAAIGLAGFGRPEGFNERQVRRWKKQLDASRSRELPGIEELHARLAASIPAGGPGTVVHGDYRLDNVLIGADLQVNAVLDWEMSTLGDPLSDVALMLVYAGRPLLDGRTPLSIPGHPTLDELAGHYAKRSGRDVSDLHWYVAFAAFKLAVILEGVHYRFVQGQTLGEGFDAVGAMVPALVAQGHASLEDN; this comes from the coding sequence GTGAAGGGTCTCGACCTCGACCGGTTGCGTGACTACCTCGGCACCGGGGAACTCACCGGCACGATGTTCGCGGGCGGCCGCTCCAACCTCACGTATGCGGTGACCGACGGGACCGAGCGCTGGGTCCTGCGCCGGCCGCCGCTCGGTCACGTACTGCCGACCGCGCACGACATGGCCCGGGAGCACAAGGTTCTCGATGCGTTGTCGCGCGCCGGGTTCCCCGTACCGGAACCGATCCGGTTGTGTCTCGACCCGGCGGTGATCGGGGCGCCGTTCTATCTGATGGAACACGTCGACGGCACGATCTACCGCGACCCCGGCGTGCTCGAAGGGCTCGGACCCGGCGCGATGCACGCGCTCAGCCTGTCGCTGGTGGACACGCTGGCCGACCTGCACGCGCTGGAACCGGCGGCGATCGGGCTCGCCGGCTTCGGCCGGCCGGAGGGCTTCAACGAGCGGCAGGTGCGCCGCTGGAAGAAGCAACTCGACGCGTCCCGCAGCCGCGAGCTGCCCGGCATCGAGGAGCTGCACGCCCGGCTCGCCGCGAGCATCCCGGCCGGTGGGCCCGGCACGGTGGTGCACGGCGACTACCGGCTCGACAACGTGCTGATCGGTGCGGATCTTCAGGTCAACGCCGTGCTCGACTGGGAGATGTCGACGCTGGGCGACCCGCTCAGCGATGTGGCGCTGATGCTGGTGTACGCCGGCCGGCCGCTGCTGGACGGCCGCACGCCGCTGTCCATCCCCGGCCATCCGACGCTGGACGAGCTGGCCGGTCACTACGCGAAACGCTCCGGCCGGGACGTCTCCGACCTGCACTGGTACGTGGCGTTCGCGGCGTTCAAGCTCGCCGTGATCCTGGAGGGCGTGCATTACCGGTTCGTCCAGGGCCAGACCCTCGGCGAAGGCTTCGACGCGGTCGGTGCGATGGTGCCGGCCCTCGTGGCGCAGGGACACGCATCGCTGGAGGACAACTGA
- a CDS encoding acyl-CoA dehydrogenase family protein, which produces MDFGFDEKTEDYRKRLLAFMDEHVYPAEEDFAAGYRGDWTPPALLTRLQAQAKLAGLWNLFLPGEHGAGLTNLQYAPLAELTGRSPVIAPAALNCAAPDTGNMEVLAEFGTAEQQDRWLRPLLDGTIRSAFAMTEPQVASSDATNIGTRIAREGDEYVITGRKFYISGAMNPNCQIFIVMGKTDPDAARHVQQSMILVPRDTPGLSVERGMTVFGYDDGDHGGHAEVVLDHVRVPVANLIGEEGSGFAISQARLGPGRIHHCMRLIGMAERALELMCTRALTRTPFGKPLAEQGVVQEWIAESRVRIEQARLLVLKAAWLMDTVGNRGAHTEIQAIKIIVPSATEWVIDKAIQTYGAAGVGQDTPLARLWATTRTLRLADGPDEVHKRSLARRELKRYREV; this is translated from the coding sequence ATGGACTTCGGGTTCGACGAGAAGACCGAGGACTACCGCAAGCGGCTGCTCGCGTTCATGGACGAGCACGTGTATCCGGCCGAGGAGGACTTCGCGGCCGGCTACCGCGGCGACTGGACACCGCCGGCGCTGCTCACCCGTTTGCAGGCCCAGGCCAAGCTGGCCGGCCTGTGGAACCTGTTCCTGCCCGGCGAGCACGGCGCCGGCCTGACCAACCTGCAGTACGCCCCGCTGGCCGAGCTCACCGGCCGCAGCCCGGTCATCGCCCCGGCCGCGCTCAACTGCGCCGCCCCGGACACCGGCAACATGGAGGTGCTGGCCGAGTTCGGCACGGCCGAGCAGCAGGACCGGTGGCTGCGCCCGCTGCTGGACGGCACGATCCGCTCGGCCTTCGCCATGACCGAGCCGCAGGTCGCGTCGTCGGACGCCACGAACATCGGCACCCGGATCGCGCGCGAGGGCGACGAGTACGTCATCACCGGGCGCAAGTTCTACATCTCCGGCGCGATGAACCCCAACTGCCAGATCTTCATCGTGATGGGCAAGACCGACCCGGACGCGGCGCGGCACGTGCAGCAGAGCATGATCCTGGTCCCCCGCGACACACCCGGGCTCAGCGTCGAGCGCGGCATGACGGTGTTCGGCTACGACGACGGCGACCACGGCGGGCACGCCGAGGTGGTGCTCGACCATGTGCGGGTGCCGGTGGCCAACCTGATCGGAGAGGAGGGCTCCGGCTTCGCCATCTCCCAGGCCCGGCTGGGCCCCGGCCGCATCCACCACTGCATGCGGCTGATCGGCATGGCGGAACGCGCGCTGGAGCTGATGTGCACCCGGGCGCTGACCCGCACCCCGTTCGGCAAGCCGCTGGCCGAGCAGGGCGTGGTGCAGGAGTGGATCGCCGAGTCCCGGGTCCGCATCGAACAGGCCCGGCTGCTGGTGCTCAAGGCGGCCTGGCTGATGGACACCGTGGGCAACCGCGGCGCGCACACCGAGATCCAGGCCATCAAGATCATCGTGCCATCGGCCACCGAGTGGGTCATCGACAAGGCCATCCAGACATATGGTGCGGCCGGGGTCGGTCAGGACACCCCGCTCGCACGCCTCTGGGCGACGACGCGCACACTGCGTCTGGCGGACGGTCCCGACGAGGTCCACAAGCGATCCCTGGCCCGCCGCGAGCTGAAGCGCTACCGGGAGGTCTGA
- a CDS encoding TetR/AcrR family transcriptional regulator has translation MPAASPRPAQRIDGRTARAERTRAAIVEAHVTLIRDGDLRPTADRIAKQAGVSLRALWSHFADMEALFAASGRLILEQRDAAHEQIPAGLPLAQRIEAYCRQRARLLEQIAPAAKASSLKEPFSPALQAYRRNHVQRVRDELQTLFAEEIGADEQLLDALTAASMWPSWGTLRDAMGLDPEAARAALTRTITALLNQE, from the coding sequence ATGCCCGCTGCCTCACCGCGGCCGGCCCAGCGCATCGACGGGCGCACGGCCCGCGCCGAACGCACCCGTGCGGCCATCGTCGAGGCCCACGTCACCCTGATCCGCGACGGCGACCTGCGGCCCACCGCCGACCGCATCGCCAAGCAGGCCGGCGTCTCGCTGCGCGCGCTGTGGAGCCACTTCGCCGACATGGAGGCCCTGTTCGCCGCGAGCGGCCGGCTCATCCTCGAGCAGCGTGACGCCGCGCACGAGCAGATCCCCGCGGGCCTGCCGCTGGCCCAGCGCATCGAAGCGTATTGTCGTCAACGAGCCCGGCTGCTGGAGCAGATCGCGCCCGCCGCGAAGGCCTCATCGCTCAAGGAGCCGTTCTCCCCCGCGCTGCAGGCGTACCGTCGCAATCACGTCCAGCGGGTCCGCGACGAGTTGCAGACGCTGTTCGCCGAGGAGATCGGCGCCGACGAGCAGCTGCTCGACGCGCTGACCGCGGCCAGCATGTGGCCGTCGTGGGGCACGCTGCGCGACGCGATGGGCCTCGACCCCGAAGCCGCTCGCGCCGCACTGACGCGCACCATCACCGCACTGCTCAACCAGGAGTGA